GACGGCGAGCCACACCGGCAGGTCGCCGACCGGCCGCGGCCACACGCCGGCATCCTGCAAGGGCGCCCGCGTGGTGCCCCGCCACGAGACGGGATTCTCGTCGCGCAGCCGCAGGAGCAGGTCCAGCCGGTCCTCGAAGTACTCGTCGTAGCGGTCCAGCGACTGCCCGAACAGCGGGAAGGACTCGACGTACGCGCCCCGGCCCGCGGTGATCTCGGCCCGGCCGCCGCTGAGGAGGTCGAGCGTGGCGAAGTCCTCGAACACCCGCACCGGGTCGGAGCTCGACAGGACCGTGACCGTGCTTGTGAGGCGGATGCGCTCGGTGCGCTGCGCCGCGGCGGCGAGCACGAGCTGCGGAGACGACACGGCGAAGTCGGCGCGGTGGTGCTCGCCGACGCCGAACACGTCCAGGCCCGCCTGGTCGGCGACCTCGGCCCAGGTCAGCAGCTCCTCGAGGCGCCGGGCCGGCGGGATCGGGATGCCGTCCGGGTCGTGGGTGAGCTCGCCGAAGCTGAAGACGCCGAACTCGAACCCCGCCGCGCTCATGCGGGGTCGCCCGCGACGGCCACGATCCGCTCGCGCACGTGGGCCGCGGCGTCGGCGAGCTC
This region of Microbacterium thalassium genomic DNA includes:
- a CDS encoding LLM class flavin-dependent oxidoreductase — protein: MSAAGFEFGVFSFGELTHDPDGIPIPPARRLEELLTWAEVADQAGLDVFGVGEHHRADFAVSSPQLVLAAAAQRTERIRLTSTVTVLSSSDPVRVFEDFATLDLLSGGRAEITAGRGAYVESFPLFGQSLDRYDEYFEDRLDLLLRLRDENPVSWRGTTRAPLQDAGVWPRPVGDLPVWLAVGGTPESVVRAGRLGLPMYLAILGAPARFEPLARLYRQAAAEAGATPGRLGVTSHFYVEETSQGARDTFFPHYSGYISQNMPRAGRLDRDALDAWASPRGALFAGSPAEIVDKILWEHEVLGHTRFLAQVGLGGLGQRETLRSIELLATEVAPAVRAALTRRGAASRPR